One genomic segment of Nocardia spumae includes these proteins:
- a CDS encoding FKBP-type peptidyl-prolyl cis-trans isomerase encodes MTKPEVEFQEGPAPATLVIKDLVEGEGAEAAPGGTVEVHYVGVEYDSGEEFDSSWNRGESITFPLRGLIEGWQEGIPGMKVGGRRQLTIPPELAYGPEGAGHPLSGKTLVFIIDLINVA; translated from the coding sequence ATGACCAAGCCGGAAGTCGAGTTCCAGGAAGGCCCCGCGCCCGCCACGCTGGTTATCAAGGATCTGGTCGAGGGTGAGGGAGCCGAGGCGGCGCCCGGTGGCACCGTCGAGGTGCACTACGTGGGTGTCGAATACGACTCCGGCGAGGAATTCGATTCGTCCTGGAATCGCGGCGAATCCATCACCTTCCCGCTGCGCGGCCTGATCGAGGGCTGGCAGGAGGGTATTCCGGGAATGAAGGTCGGCGGCCGCCGGCAGCTGACCATTCCGCCGGAGCTGGCCTACGGCCCCGAGGGCGCCGGCCACCCGCTGTCGGGCAAGACGCTGGTCTTCATCATCGATCTGATCAACGTCGCCTGA
- a CDS encoding TrmH family RNA methyltransferase — MAYVIDIADPGDPRVADFRDLNSADRRPDLPGGKGLVIAEGVVVVQRMLSSRFQPFALLGVGRRFDQLAPDLAGVDIPYYRADARVMAEIVGFHLNRGVLAAAYRPPELLPEEILSTARTVAVLEGVNDHENIGSIFRNAAGLGADAVLFGDRCADPLYRRAVRVSMGHALRVPFAALPTWPDGLHTLREQGFRIIALTPNPEAVNLATAMTGERVALLLGAEGPGLTEAAMRATDIRARVPMTPGTDSLNVATAAAMAFYERVRTS, encoded by the coding sequence GTGGCCTACGTGATCGATATCGCCGACCCCGGCGACCCGCGCGTCGCGGACTTCCGTGACCTGAACTCGGCGGATCGCCGCCCTGATCTGCCCGGCGGAAAAGGCCTGGTCATCGCCGAGGGCGTGGTGGTCGTCCAACGCATGCTGAGCTCGCGATTCCAGCCGTTCGCGCTGCTCGGAGTCGGTCGGCGATTCGATCAGCTCGCTCCCGACCTCGCCGGTGTGGATATCCCGTACTACCGCGCGGACGCGCGGGTGATGGCCGAGATCGTCGGTTTCCACCTCAATCGCGGGGTCCTCGCCGCGGCGTACCGGCCACCGGAACTACTGCCGGAGGAGATCCTGTCCACGGCACGTACGGTCGCGGTGCTCGAGGGTGTCAACGACCACGAGAACATCGGATCCATCTTCCGCAACGCCGCCGGGCTCGGCGCCGACGCGGTGCTGTTCGGCGACCGCTGCGCCGACCCCCTGTACCGGCGCGCGGTCCGGGTGTCGATGGGGCATGCGCTGCGAGTGCCGTTCGCCGCGCTGCCGACCTGGCCCGATGGACTGCACACCCTGCGTGAACAGGGTTTTCGGATCATCGCCCTGACGCCGAATCCGGAAGCGGTGAATCTGGCGACCGCGATGACCGGCGAGCGGGTAGCTCTGCTGCTCGGCGCGGAGGGCCCGGGCCTGACCGAGGCGGCCATGCGCGCCACCGATATTCGCGCCCGGGTTCCGATGACACCCGGCACCGATTCGCTGAATGTCGCTACCGCGGCGGCGATGGCCTTCTACGAGAGGGTGCGGACGTCGTGA
- a CDS encoding DUF2537 domain-containing protein: protein MNQPTARPDGPTGEPTPWAAGIAVSVFVAALTAAGVYSFGVALAHVHWTLAVAVNLVAAAGTAPTAWRWRHTPVTRWVLAGLGAGVLLGWLILLVVAVAH from the coding sequence GTGAATCAACCGACCGCGCGGCCGGACGGTCCTACCGGCGAACCGACCCCGTGGGCGGCGGGCATCGCCGTCTCCGTCTTCGTCGCGGCGCTCACCGCGGCCGGGGTGTATTCCTTCGGCGTCGCGCTGGCGCATGTGCACTGGACCCTCGCGGTGGCGGTGAACCTGGTGGCCGCGGCCGGCACCGCACCGACCGCCTGGCGCTGGCGCCACACCCCGGTGACCCGCTGGGTCCTGGCCGGGCTCGGTGCCGGCGTTCTCCTCGGCTGGCTGATCCTGCTGGTCGTCGCTGTCGCGCACTAG
- a CDS encoding DUF6928 family protein yields MPSTASSIWYVDDPDPAAVLRAHPDPDPEAAFALAKQLNPDHDVVPAASGSLKVWAGPDPGTMYIGCFPGVTVVCTVQAARSHPTTLPELLIRPLASEHTYLVAYDAPLGWGAFAHWERGEFRRAFSATRVHIVEDEGLPLVWERSYWAGDHPVRLRPGDFPDPQILPFDAPEFADAANEQWLGFGYRDAASTAMVRPDEIAVCGFSLYPTGQAPDTVPPELAVPAPASKRWFGWLRGRDRVL; encoded by the coding sequence GTGCCGTCCACTGCCTCGTCGATCTGGTACGTCGACGACCCCGATCCGGCAGCCGTACTGCGTGCGCACCCCGATCCCGACCCCGAGGCCGCGTTCGCGCTGGCCAAACAGCTCAATCCCGATCACGATGTCGTCCCGGCCGCCTCCGGCTCGCTGAAGGTCTGGGCCGGACCGGATCCCGGCACGATGTACATCGGATGTTTTCCCGGCGTCACCGTGGTCTGCACGGTGCAGGCGGCGCGCAGCCATCCGACGACCCTGCCCGAACTGCTGATTCGGCCCCTCGCGTCCGAACACACCTACCTGGTCGCCTATGACGCGCCGCTGGGCTGGGGTGCGTTCGCGCATTGGGAACGCGGGGAATTCCGGCGCGCCTTCAGCGCCACCCGGGTGCACATCGTCGAGGACGAGGGGCTGCCGCTGGTGTGGGAGCGCTCGTACTGGGCCGGTGATCATCCGGTTCGACTCCGCCCCGGAGATTTCCCCGACCCGCAGATCCTGCCGTTCGACGCGCCCGAATTCGCCGATGCCGCCAATGAACAATGGCTCGGATTCGGTTATCGCGACGCCGCTTCCACGGCCATGGTGCGTCCCGACGAGATCGCCGTCTGCGGCTTCAGCCTCTATCCCACAGGCCAGGCCCCGGATACGGTGCCGCCCGAACTCGCGGTGCCCGCGCCGGCGAGTAAGCGCTGGTTCGGCTGGCTGCGCGGGCGTGACCGAGTGCTGTGA
- the sepH gene encoding septation protein SepH — translation MRELRVIGLTPDSAHIVCVDAETGQKYRLAADEKLRAAARGDLARFGQIEIETEATMRPRDIQARIRAGASVEQVTEESGMPASRVERFAYPVLLERARAAELAQKAHPVRKDGPAVETLIEVVSAAFAERGHNIDIAEWDAWKDEKNYWVAQLQWQAGRSVIAAHWRYQPDAHGGSVMPLDDPASDLIDPDFGRALRGLATILPEPAPEPGPVVDPAPAAPVQTSASVETAQAGLEEYYEQRAAVGGTAVPVSAKGAVANPSGAGAAPSTPAVPAAAAPPAPAAPTEPAPPAAPAPAPEPTPAPAPTPAEPETAPAAKSASGGAGGKAEPKPAAQKSARAKRGKAPMPSWEDVLLGVRSSGH, via the coding sequence GTCAGAAGTACCGGCTCGCCGCCGACGAGAAGCTGCGTGCCGCCGCGCGTGGAGACCTTGCCCGATTCGGCCAGATCGAGATCGAAACGGAGGCGACCATGCGTCCTCGCGATATCCAGGCCCGTATCCGTGCCGGTGCGTCCGTGGAACAGGTCACCGAAGAGTCCGGTATGCCGGCGAGCCGGGTGGAGCGCTTCGCCTACCCGGTCCTGCTCGAGCGGGCGCGCGCCGCCGAACTGGCGCAGAAGGCGCATCCGGTGCGCAAGGACGGTCCCGCGGTGGAGACGCTGATCGAGGTCGTCTCGGCCGCCTTCGCCGAGCGTGGGCACAATATCGACATCGCCGAGTGGGATGCCTGGAAGGACGAGAAGAACTACTGGGTGGCCCAATTGCAGTGGCAGGCGGGTCGTTCGGTGATCGCCGCACATTGGCGCTACCAGCCCGATGCGCACGGTGGTTCGGTCATGCCGCTCGACGACCCGGCCTCGGATCTGATCGATCCCGACTTCGGGCGGGCCCTGCGCGGACTGGCCACCATCCTGCCGGAACCGGCGCCCGAGCCCGGCCCGGTGGTGGATCCCGCCCCCGCCGCACCTGTGCAGACCTCCGCCTCGGTGGAGACGGCGCAGGCGGGCCTCGAGGAGTACTACGAGCAGCGGGCCGCCGTCGGCGGTACCGCGGTCCCGGTCAGCGCCAAGGGTGCGGTGGCCAACCCCTCGGGTGCCGGCGCCGCGCCGAGCACCCCCGCGGTGCCCGCTGCCGCGGCCCCGCCCGCCCCGGCGGCGCCGACCGAACCCGCGCCACCGGCGGCACCGGCCCCGGCGCCCGAGCCCACTCCTGCTCCGGCCCCCACGCCGGCGGAACCGGAGACGGCCCCGGCCGCCAAGTCCGCATCCGGCGGTGCGGGCGGGAAGGCCGAGCCCAAGCCGGCGGCGCAGAAGTCCGCGCGGGCCAAGCGCGGGAAGGCGCCGATGCCGTCGTGGGAGGACGTACTGCTCGGCGTGCGGAGCTCGGGTCACTGA